Proteins encoded in a region of the Oncorhynchus keta strain PuntledgeMale-10-30-2019 chromosome 3, Oket_V2, whole genome shotgun sequence genome:
- the LOC118366942 gene encoding uncharacterized protein LOC118366942, protein MMIKNHEEDEFVAVRVQDPRVQNDGSWNSYVDFKIFLHTNSKAFTAKTSCVRRRYSEFVWLKKRMQKNTGLVPVPDLPSKPFFSSSGEDFLEKRRKGLQSFLDKVCSMTVCLSDSQLHLFLQTQLPVGHILDCVQGHTPYTVTEAILTYGSSNEGRVPEEDSAQDPSLTPVPYESMDSPVPHLPTLRREEPCTPVNLTSSEPEGLRTEKFLADPHDIDAVEFKLGENPSSEVTQEDHDVVHVEAALETHSPVETIYKWEGHEDSTPERWCEVIHHQGDCQQQTLVEAHSEKYTGLEEECVTEVKNERVIEETHTDTTTQTIPPKQSSPELDIHEETPQDGLRETVLEDLNPAEEAQETTSEGDSDKDTVTAIELDSQGHTDEINSHVEISLEVESVDDSTQKVEIDDSS, encoded by the exons ATGATGATTAAGAATCACGAAGAAGAT GAGTTTGTTGCTGTGCGGGTCCAAGATCCTCGGGTTCAGAATGACGGGTCTTGGAATTCATACGTAGATTTCAAGATATTCCTACAT ACCAACAGCAAGGCTTTCACGGCCAAGACGTCATGTGTGCGCCGTCGCTACAGTGAGTTTGTCTGGCTCAAGAAGAGGATGCAGAAGAACACTGGCTTGGT acctgtcccagacctgcccAGCAAGCCCTTCTTCTCCTCTAGTGGTGAGGACTtcctggagaagaggaggaaaggccTGCAGTCCTTTCTGGACAA AGTGTGTAGCATGACAGTATGTCTGTCAGATAGCCAGCTCCACCTCTTCCTGCAAACCCAACTGCCGGTTGGTCACATCTTGGACTGTGTGCAGGGCCACACCCCCTACACTGTGACAGAGGCCATCCTCACCTACGGCTCATCCAATGAGGGCCGGGTTCCAGAAGAGGACTCAGCCCAGGACCCGAGTCTTACTCCAGTTCCTTATGAGTCCATGGACAG CCCTGTTCCTCATCTACCTACCCTGCGACGTGAAGAGCCCTGCACCCCTGTGAACCTCACCTCCAGTGAGCCAGAGGGCCTACGGACCGAGAAGTTCCTAGCTGACCCCCATGACATAGACGCTGTAGAGTTCAAGCTGGGTGAGAACCCTTCCTCAGAGGTCACCCAAGAGGACCACGATGTCGTCCATGTAGAGGCCGCCCTGGAGACACACAGCCCAGTGGAGACTATCTATAAGTGGGAAGGCCATGAAGACTCTACCCCAGAAAGGTGGTGTGAGGTGATCCACCACCAAGGGGATTGTCAACAGCAGACACTTGTGGAAGCGCACTCTGAAAAGTACACCGGCTTGGAGGAGGAGTGTGTAACGGAGGTGAAGAATGAGAGGGTCATTGAGGAGACCCATACAGACACGACTACACAGACAATCCCTCCCAAACAGAGTAGCCCAGAGCTAGACATCCATGAGGAAACCCCTCAAGATGGCCTAAGGGAGACCGTTCTAGAGGACCTTAACCCTGCGGAAGAAGCTCAAGAAACAACCTCTGAAGGGGACAGTGACAAAGACACAGTAACAgccattgagctggacagccaaGGACACACGGATGAGATCAATTCCCACGTAGAGATCAGCCTAGAGGTGGAAAGTGTTGATGACTCAACACAAAAGGTAGAAATCGATGACTCATCTTGA
- the cbx1b gene encoding chromobox protein homolog 1b isoform X1, which yields MSMSESTEPSNDAPTLTEAHITPAPADNISPAPADNISPAPADINPPAPADINAPADINPPAPADINPPAPADINPSAPADINPPAAADIIPPAPTAPTQSQVTMTTAAEKKAEDVVPVEEEEEEEEYVVEKVLNRRVVKGRVEYLLKWKGFSDDDNTWEPEDNLDCPDLIAQFLQKQKSAHESVGKRKSAETSVEGEESRPKKRKDDPEKLRGFARGLDPERIIGATDSTGELMFLMKWKNSDEADLVPAKEANVKCPQVVISFYEERLTWHSYPTEEKEDDKN from the exons ATGAGTATGAGCGAGTCTACAGAACCTTCTAATGATGCTCCCACTCTCACTGAAG CCCACATTACCCCTGCACCTGCAGACAACATTTCCCCTGCACCTGCAGACAACATTTCCCCTGCACCTGCAGACATCAATCCCCCTGCACCTGCAGACATCAATGCACCTGCAGACATCAATCCCCCTGCACCTGCAGACATCAATCCCCCTGCACCTGCAGACATCAATCCCTCTGCACCTGCAGACATCAATCCCCCTGCAGCTGCAGACATCATTCCCCCTGCACCCACAGCCCCCACCCAGTCTCAGGTGACGATGACAACGGCGGCTGAGAAGAAGGCAGAGGATGTGGTGCccgtggaggaagaggaggaggaagaagaataTGTGGTGGAAAAGGTCTTGAATCGAAGAGTAGTGAAAGGAAGAGTGGAGTACCTTCTCAAGTGGAAAGGCTTTTCGGA TGACGACAACACATGGGAACCAGAGGATAATTTGGATTGCCCCGACCTGATTGCACAGTTTCTGCAGAAACAGAAATCGGCCCATGAGTCTGTGGGTAAGAGGAAGTCTGCAGAGactagtgtggaaggagaggaAAGTCGACCCAAGAAGAGAAAAGATGAC CCAGAGAAACTAAGGGGCTTCGCTCGAGGTTTGGATCCAGAAAGGATTATTGGTGCCACTGACTCCACTGGAGAACTCATGTTCCTCATGAAATG GAAAAACTCTGATGAAGCAGACCTGGTACCCGCTAAGGAGGCAAACGTGAAGTGTCCACAGGTGGTCATATCCTTCTACGAGGAGCGGCTTACGTGGCACTCTTACCCCACCGAGGAGAAGGAGGACGACAAGAACTAG
- the cbx1b gene encoding chromobox protein homolog 1b isoform X2: protein MTTAAEKKAEDVVPVEEEEEEEEYVVEKVLNRRVVKGRVEYLLKWKGFSDDDNTWEPEDNLDCPDLIAQFLQKQKSAHESVGKRKSAETSVEGEESRPKKRKDDPEKLRGFARGLDPERIIGATDSTGELMFLMKWKNSDEADLVPAKEANVKCPQVVISFYEERLTWHSYPTEEKEDDKN, encoded by the exons ATGACAACGGCGGCTGAGAAGAAGGCAGAGGATGTGGTGCccgtggaggaagaggaggaggaagaagaataTGTGGTGGAAAAGGTCTTGAATCGAAGAGTAGTGAAAGGAAGAGTGGAGTACCTTCTCAAGTGGAAAGGCTTTTCGGA TGACGACAACACATGGGAACCAGAGGATAATTTGGATTGCCCCGACCTGATTGCACAGTTTCTGCAGAAACAGAAATCGGCCCATGAGTCTGTGGGTAAGAGGAAGTCTGCAGAGactagtgtggaaggagaggaAAGTCGACCCAAGAAGAGAAAAGATGAC CCAGAGAAACTAAGGGGCTTCGCTCGAGGTTTGGATCCAGAAAGGATTATTGGTGCCACTGACTCCACTGGAGAACTCATGTTCCTCATGAAATG GAAAAACTCTGATGAAGCAGACCTGGTACCCGCTAAGGAGGCAAACGTGAAGTGTCCACAGGTGGTCATATCCTTCTACGAGGAGCGGCTTACGTGGCACTCTTACCCCACCGAGGAGAAGGAGGACGACAAGAACTAG
- the nfe2l1b gene encoding endoplasmic reticulum membrane sensor NFE2L1b isoform X2, with translation MLYLKKYFTEGLIQFTILLSLIGVRVDLDTYLSNQLPPLREIILGPSSAYTQTQFHNLRNTLDGYGIHPKSVDLDQFFTTRRLLNQVRQLDRLSVPSPELSTWLVHRDPETVVSAASQPSPSITLDNGTGLEDVNNSEAPVMRGGGGAPESTYNLSGGDRTLGAVAPEDSQEQGNREGNADLTKEDIDLIDILWRQDIDLGAGREVFNYSSRQKESEAEKPSPEEKKEGTEAQESWRNGVNLQEAQPVDGETGESIPEQECLRLLEATFPFGEESPEFVAPVVTAELAVANEEAPSTSQGLPLPPPLPQPVPQLDLEQQWQDIMAIMELQEMEVNNTSENSFLSTTSNSANTSGSTTESGSVESFGLTRSSTLIHQDVSLHQASLPSCSQDFPTLFNPEIDGTGTPRPPLLRMSSSSNSSSVNSTFGATNLTGLFLPPPLNSTNNITSTPVLPDPFSSLLEESMLDEISLLDLAMEEGFSQAQASQLEDELDSDSGLSLDSSHSPVSPSSSETSCSSAASSSTSATFSEEGAVGYSTDSESVTVEPEEGAVGGYQPEFNKLCRMSYQDPSQFHGLPQLDNINHNHTYNLPLSSLLDEHPELPIPTGKKMGREKQSKLQPQQDFLDKQSSRDERRARAMKIPFSNEKIINLPVEEFNELLSKHHLSEAQLALVRDIRRRGKNKMAAQNCRKRKLDTIINLEQGVHDMRRDKARLLKEKMEFIRSIRQMKQKVQSLYQEVFTQLRDEEGRPYPPSEYSLQYSADGSVLIMPRNMTDQQTRKPDKKQKDKKK, from the exons ATGCTTTACCTGAAAAAGTACTTCACAGAGGGCCTGATTCAGTTCACCATCCTCCTGAGTCTCATTGGGGTGCGGGTGGACCTGGACACCTACCTGAGCAATCAACTGCCCCCACTGCGAGAGATCATCCTAGGCCCCAGCTCGGCCTACACCCAGACGCAGTTCCACAACCTCCGCAACACGCTGGACGGGTATGGCATCCATCCCAAGAGTGTGGACCTCGACCAGTTCTTTACCACCCGCCGGCTGCTGAACCAGGTGCGCCAGCTAGATCGCCTGTCAGTGCCCAGTCCAGAACTGAGCACGTGGCTGGTGCACCGCGACCCTGAGACTGTGGTGTCCGCCGCCAGCCAGCCCAGCCCCAGCATCACCCTGGACAATGGGACCGGCCTGGAGGACGTGAACAACTCCGAAGCCCCGGTCATGAGGGGGGGCGGCGGAGCGCCTGAGTCCACCTACAATCTGAGTGGAGGGGACCGAACCCTGGGAGCTGTGGCCCCCGAGGACAGCCAGGAGCAGGGCAACAGGGAGGGCAACGCTGACCTCACCAAAGAG GACATTGATTTGATTGACATCCTGTGGCGACAGGATATCGACCTTGGTGCAGGACGGGAAGTGTTCAACTACAGCAGCCGCCAGAAGGAGAGCGAGGCGGAGAAGCCCAGCccagaggagaagaaggaagggACAGAGGCACAGGAGAGCTGGAGGAATGGAGTGAACCTTCAAGAGGCTCAGCCTgtggatggagagacaggggaaagcaTACCAGAGCAG GAATGCCTGAGGCTGCTTGAGGCCACCTTCCCTTTCGGAGAAGAATCTCCTGAG TTCGTAGCCCCTGTAGTCACTGCTGAGCTTGCAGTGGCCAATGAAGAAGCTCCATCCACATCTCAGGGGCTGCCACTGCCTCCCCCGTTGCCCCAGCCTGTGCCCCAGTTGGACCTGGAGCAGCAGTGGCAAGACATCATGGCCATCATGGAACTACAG GAAATGGAGGTTAACAACACCTCTGAGAACTCCTTCCTCAGCACTACTTCCAACAGTGCCAATACCAGTGGCAGCACAACTGAGTCAGGCTCGGTTGAAAGCTTTGGACTTACTCGTTCCTCCACCCTTATCCACCAAGATGTCAGCCTTCACCAGGCCTCCCTCCCTAGCTGCAGTCAGGATTTTCCCACACTTTTCAACCCAGAGATTGATGGCACTGGCACCCCACGCCCTCCCTTGCTTAGAATGTCCTCCAGCTCAAACTCCTCCAGCGTCAACTCTACATTCGGAGCCACCAACCTGACTGGACTCTTTCTCCCACCGCCTCTAAACAGCACCAACAACATCACTTCGACCCCAGTGTTGCCTGACCCCTTCAGCAGTCTGCTGGAGGAGTCTATGCTGGATGAGATCAGCCTGCTGGACCTGGCGATggaggagggcttcagccaggcCCAGGCCTCTCAGTTGGAGGATGAACTCGACTCAGACTCAGGCCTCTCCCTGGACTCCAGTCACAGCCCGGTCTCCCCGAGCAGCTCTGAGACCTCCTGCTCCTCTGccgcctcctcctccacctctgccaCCTTCTCAGAGGAAGGGGCTGTGGGATACAGCACTGACTCTGAGTCAGTCACCGTGGAACCAGAAGAAGGTGCTGTGGGGGGCTACCAACCCGAATTCAACAAGCTCTGCCGCATGAGCTATCAAGACCCTTCCCAGTTCCATGGGCTCCCTCAGCTTGACAACATCAACCACAATCACACTTACAATTTACCACTGTCTTCCTTGTTAGATGAACACCCAGAGCTACCGATTCCCACTGGCAAGAAAATGGGCCGCGAGAAGCAGTCGAAGCTTCAGCCCCAACAGGACTTCCTGGACAAACAGTCGAGTCGCGACGAGCGCCGGGCTCGGGCCATGAAGATCCCCTTCTCAAATGAGAAGATCATCAATCTGCCTGTAGAGGAGTTCAACGAGCTTCTGTCCAAGCACCACCTGAGCGAGGCCCAACTGGCTCTCGTTCGCGACATACGTAGACGTGGCAAGAACAAGATGGCAGCCCAGAACTGTCGGAAGCGCAAGCTGGATACCATCATCAACCTGGAGCAAGGGGTGCACGACATGCGTCGTGACAAGGCGCGACTTCTGAAGGAGAAGATGGAGTTTATTCGCTCCATCCGTCAGATGAAGCAGAAAGTGCAAAGCCTCTACCAGGAAGTGTTCACCCAGCTTCGGGATGAGGAGGGCCGGCCCTACCCCCCCAGCGAGTACTCACTCCAGTACAGCGCCGACGGCAGCGTTCTGATCATGCCCCGCAACATGACAGATCAGCAGACCCGTAAGCCCGACAAGAAACAAAAGGACAAAAAGAAGTGA
- the nfe2l1b gene encoding endoplasmic reticulum membrane sensor NFE2L1b isoform X1, with protein MLYLKKYFTEGLIQFTILLSLIGVRVDLDTYLSNQLPPLREIILGPSSAYTQTQFHNLRNTLDGYGIHPKSVDLDQFFTTRRLLNQVRQLDRLSVPSPELSTWLVHRDPETVVSAASQPSPSITLDNGTGLEDVNNSEAPVMRGGGGAPESTYNLSGGDRTLGAVAPEDSQEQGNREGNADLTKEDIDLIDILWRQDIDLGAGREVFNYSSRQKESEAEKPSPEEKKEGTEAQESWRNGVNLQEAQPVDGETGESIPEQLTSLGSQTSLSLQECLRLLEATFPFGEESPEFVAPVVTAELAVANEEAPSTSQGLPLPPPLPQPVPQLDLEQQWQDIMAIMELQEMEVNNTSENSFLSTTSNSANTSGSTTESGSVESFGLTRSSTLIHQDVSLHQASLPSCSQDFPTLFNPEIDGTGTPRPPLLRMSSSSNSSSVNSTFGATNLTGLFLPPPLNSTNNITSTPVLPDPFSSLLEESMLDEISLLDLAMEEGFSQAQASQLEDELDSDSGLSLDSSHSPVSPSSSETSCSSAASSSTSATFSEEGAVGYSTDSESVTVEPEEGAVGGYQPEFNKLCRMSYQDPSQFHGLPQLDNINHNHTYNLPLSSLLDEHPELPIPTGKKMGREKQSKLQPQQDFLDKQSSRDERRARAMKIPFSNEKIINLPVEEFNELLSKHHLSEAQLALVRDIRRRGKNKMAAQNCRKRKLDTIINLEQGVHDMRRDKARLLKEKMEFIRSIRQMKQKVQSLYQEVFTQLRDEEGRPYPPSEYSLQYSADGSVLIMPRNMTDQQTRKPDKKQKDKKK; from the exons ATGCTTTACCTGAAAAAGTACTTCACAGAGGGCCTGATTCAGTTCACCATCCTCCTGAGTCTCATTGGGGTGCGGGTGGACCTGGACACCTACCTGAGCAATCAACTGCCCCCACTGCGAGAGATCATCCTAGGCCCCAGCTCGGCCTACACCCAGACGCAGTTCCACAACCTCCGCAACACGCTGGACGGGTATGGCATCCATCCCAAGAGTGTGGACCTCGACCAGTTCTTTACCACCCGCCGGCTGCTGAACCAGGTGCGCCAGCTAGATCGCCTGTCAGTGCCCAGTCCAGAACTGAGCACGTGGCTGGTGCACCGCGACCCTGAGACTGTGGTGTCCGCCGCCAGCCAGCCCAGCCCCAGCATCACCCTGGACAATGGGACCGGCCTGGAGGACGTGAACAACTCCGAAGCCCCGGTCATGAGGGGGGGCGGCGGAGCGCCTGAGTCCACCTACAATCTGAGTGGAGGGGACCGAACCCTGGGAGCTGTGGCCCCCGAGGACAGCCAGGAGCAGGGCAACAGGGAGGGCAACGCTGACCTCACCAAAGAG GACATTGATTTGATTGACATCCTGTGGCGACAGGATATCGACCTTGGTGCAGGACGGGAAGTGTTCAACTACAGCAGCCGCCAGAAGGAGAGCGAGGCGGAGAAGCCCAGCccagaggagaagaaggaagggACAGAGGCACAGGAGAGCTGGAGGAATGGAGTGAACCTTCAAGAGGCTCAGCCTgtggatggagagacaggggaaagcaTACCAGAGCAG CTCACAAGCCTTGGCTCTCAGACCTCACTGTCTCTGCAGGAATGCCTGAGGCTGCTTGAGGCCACCTTCCCTTTCGGAGAAGAATCTCCTGAG TTCGTAGCCCCTGTAGTCACTGCTGAGCTTGCAGTGGCCAATGAAGAAGCTCCATCCACATCTCAGGGGCTGCCACTGCCTCCCCCGTTGCCCCAGCCTGTGCCCCAGTTGGACCTGGAGCAGCAGTGGCAAGACATCATGGCCATCATGGAACTACAG GAAATGGAGGTTAACAACACCTCTGAGAACTCCTTCCTCAGCACTACTTCCAACAGTGCCAATACCAGTGGCAGCACAACTGAGTCAGGCTCGGTTGAAAGCTTTGGACTTACTCGTTCCTCCACCCTTATCCACCAAGATGTCAGCCTTCACCAGGCCTCCCTCCCTAGCTGCAGTCAGGATTTTCCCACACTTTTCAACCCAGAGATTGATGGCACTGGCACCCCACGCCCTCCCTTGCTTAGAATGTCCTCCAGCTCAAACTCCTCCAGCGTCAACTCTACATTCGGAGCCACCAACCTGACTGGACTCTTTCTCCCACCGCCTCTAAACAGCACCAACAACATCACTTCGACCCCAGTGTTGCCTGACCCCTTCAGCAGTCTGCTGGAGGAGTCTATGCTGGATGAGATCAGCCTGCTGGACCTGGCGATggaggagggcttcagccaggcCCAGGCCTCTCAGTTGGAGGATGAACTCGACTCAGACTCAGGCCTCTCCCTGGACTCCAGTCACAGCCCGGTCTCCCCGAGCAGCTCTGAGACCTCCTGCTCCTCTGccgcctcctcctccacctctgccaCCTTCTCAGAGGAAGGGGCTGTGGGATACAGCACTGACTCTGAGTCAGTCACCGTGGAACCAGAAGAAGGTGCTGTGGGGGGCTACCAACCCGAATTCAACAAGCTCTGCCGCATGAGCTATCAAGACCCTTCCCAGTTCCATGGGCTCCCTCAGCTTGACAACATCAACCACAATCACACTTACAATTTACCACTGTCTTCCTTGTTAGATGAACACCCAGAGCTACCGATTCCCACTGGCAAGAAAATGGGCCGCGAGAAGCAGTCGAAGCTTCAGCCCCAACAGGACTTCCTGGACAAACAGTCGAGTCGCGACGAGCGCCGGGCTCGGGCCATGAAGATCCCCTTCTCAAATGAGAAGATCATCAATCTGCCTGTAGAGGAGTTCAACGAGCTTCTGTCCAAGCACCACCTGAGCGAGGCCCAACTGGCTCTCGTTCGCGACATACGTAGACGTGGCAAGAACAAGATGGCAGCCCAGAACTGTCGGAAGCGCAAGCTGGATACCATCATCAACCTGGAGCAAGGGGTGCACGACATGCGTCGTGACAAGGCGCGACTTCTGAAGGAGAAGATGGAGTTTATTCGCTCCATCCGTCAGATGAAGCAGAAAGTGCAAAGCCTCTACCAGGAAGTGTTCACCCAGCTTCGGGATGAGGAGGGCCGGCCCTACCCCCCCAGCGAGTACTCACTCCAGTACAGCGCCGACGGCAGCGTTCTGATCATGCCCCGCAACATGACAGATCAGCAGACCCGTAAGCCCGACAAGAAACAAAAGGACAAAAAGAAGTGA